ATGGAAACAACCATTACCAATTGTGTATGGATTAACACTATCCGATGAACTTGTTAAGTCGGTTATTGCTTATTTTAGAATACGTTCAAAAAAATGGATAAGAAATGTCACCATAAGTGAAGAGGTGATCGTCTCGCCAGTTGGAATAGACGGTGAACATGTTTAGCTTTTTCCAGAAAGAAGGTGAGAAAAATGAAACTTGTAAACAGTGATGATATATACCAAGCAGTTTCTAAAAAACTTGTCGAATTAAACACTCAAGTCAATGATTGTGTTTTTGATTTTTTTCAAAAATACGAAGGTCCATTCAAAAAGGAAATTTTGGCAAATTTTGAAATTGCAAAAAAATCATGCATTCCTCTTTGTCAAGACACAGGTATTGTAGAATTCTTTGTCTGGAAAGGCTTTGAAGTTCTAACCAATGAACCGATTACCAAAATATTAAACTCAGTGGTTAGGAATACATACATTGAGAATGGTTTTAGAAAAAGTGTTGTTGAAGATCCGTTATTTGAACGAAAGAACACGAATGATAACACACCGTGCGTAGTACATTTTTTTGAGGTTGAAAATCCAATCTTAGAAATATGGATACTCATCAAAGGGGGAGGTAGTGAAAATTTATCGATGTTGTATATGTTTGAACCTTCAGAAAAATACGAAATCATTAAAGATACAATAGTTAACCACATAAATATGAACGGACCAAATGCATGCCCACCAATAAGGATAGGCATAGGAATTGGTGGTACGAGTGACGAAGCTTTATTGCTTTCAAAGTTGGCATTGATAGATGAATCTATCGAAAGACTAAACACAAAAATCACGAGATACAAAACTTTTGAAATGGAAATATTTGATGAGGTACAGAAACTAAGAATCGGTGTCCAAGGGCTCGGAGTAGGTGGTAGCCTGTATAATGTAAGAGCATATGGCTATCCAACACACATTGCTACACTTCCAGTTGCAGTAGCTGTTGACTGTTACTTGGTCAGAAGTACAAAAGTGGTGATTTTAAATGACTGATCTGAAAAATTTAAAAGCTGGAGAACTTATAAAGTATACTGGCTCATTAATTGTTATGCGCGACGCTGCGCAAAAGAAATTGGTTGAACTTGAACAAAATGGTGAAAAACTACCTGTAAATTTATTTGGAAAAACAATATTCTATGCAGGTCCCACATTCTCAAAAGATAGAATAATTATAGGTCCTACAACAGCGAAACGAATGGACAAATTTCTTGAATTTTTAGCTAAACATAAGATAATAGCAACCATTGGAAAAGGTGCACGTTCACAACAAGCTGTTGAAATTATGAAAAAGTATCAAATTCCATATTTTGTTACGCCAAGTGGATGTGCAGCATATTTATCGACTCACGTAATTTCATGGAAGCTCTTAGCGTTCGACAACTTAGGACCAGAAGCAATATATGAAATTCAAGTCTTTGATTTTCCTATCTTAGTTGCAATTGATACCGAAGGAAATAAAATATTTTGATTTAAAAATAAAAACCAGAA
This DNA window, taken from Fervidobacterium sp., encodes the following:
- a CDS encoding FumA C-terminus/TtdB family hydratase beta subunit, encoding MTDLKNLKAGELIKYTGSLIVMRDAAQKKLVELEQNGEKLPVNLFGKTIFYAGPTFSKDRIIIGPTTAKRMDKFLEFLAKHKIIATIGKGARSQQAVEIMKKYQIPYFVTPSGCAAYLSTHVISWKLLAFDNLGPEAIYEIQVFDFPILVAIDTEGNKIF
- a CDS encoding fumarate hydratase; the encoded protein is MKLVNSDDIYQAVSKKLVELNTQVNDCVFDFFQKYEGPFKKEILANFEIAKKSCIPLCQDTGIVEFFVWKGFEVLTNEPITKILNSVVRNTYIENGFRKSVVEDPLFERKNTNDNTPCVVHFFEVENPILEIWILIKGGGSENLSMLYMFEPSEKYEIIKDTIVNHINMNGPNACPPIRIGIGIGGTSDEALLLSKLALIDESIERLNTKITRYKTFEMEIFDEVQKLRIGVQGLGVGGSLYNVRAYGYPTHIATLPVAVAVDCYLVRSTKVVILND